One stretch of Punica granatum isolate Tunisia-2019 chromosome 5, ASM765513v2, whole genome shotgun sequence DNA includes these proteins:
- the LOC116209373 gene encoding CSC1-like protein HYP1 has translation MILSALLTSVGINLGLCLLFFTLYSILRKQPGNYAVYAPRLVAQRKSEQRSDFNLERLIPSAGWIRQAWQPSEQELLMGFGLDTVVAMRIFVFGLRVFTFAGIVGIVILLPINYSGNQLSDDDSDLPDISLDSFSISNVEDGSNWLWVHFCAAYALTGVVCYLLYNEYGYISSKIIDYFYASKPLPHQFTVLVRGIPVSVGDSVSEKVGSFFSEFYPTVYLSHSVVRRTSKLHSLINEVKQLRRKLARLKLNGNASNRHKREGFLGIFGRRVNVIDYYEKKLEDLQEQVRMEQSSLAGKEVPAAFVSFKSRLGAATVLHIQQRINPTVWVTEQAPDHKDIHWVFFSTSFLRRFISYVLVVVACIVITILFLIPVAIVQGLTNLEQLETWLPFLKGILRLAFIRQVITGYLPSLILQLFVSLIPPVMIMLSTHQGYVAYSQIEKSACIKVLFFTMWNIFFANALSGSALYQIDVILDPKNIPRVLAEAVPGQASFFIAYVVTSGWTGVSSELFRLLPLISNYCRRLFCKKDDEHVEVPSTPYHSQIPKILVFELLGLTYFFLAPLILPFILIFYCMGYIVYRNQILNVYMSKYETSGKFWPLVHSSTIFSLVLMHVIAIGLFTLKKLPLASALILPLPILTLLFNEYCKRRFLPLFKAYPAECLIKKDKENQNEPTMGEFYDKLATAYEDPALKAREYYGATGTNTSPLLRDTGTS, from the exons ATGATTCTGTCAGCTCTATTAACTTCTGTTGGGATCAATCTGGGCCTTTGTCTCctattttttactttatacTCTATACTGAGAAAGCAGCCGGGTAATTATGCTGTCTATGCACCGCGCTTGGTTGCTCAACGTAAATCTGAACAGAGGAGCGACTTCAACTTAGAGAGGTTGATACCTTCAGCTGGTTGGATAAGGCAGGCATGGCAGCCCTCTGAACAAGAACTCTTAATGGGCTTTGGCCTCGACACAGTGGTCGCTATGCGCATTTTTGTCTTTGG TTTGAGAGTGTTTACCTTCGCTGGGATTGTTGGAATTGTTATTCTGCTTCCAATTAATTATTCTGGAAATCAGTTAAGTGATGATGATTCAGACCTGCCAGATATATCATTGGACTCATTCAGTATATCAAATGTCGAAGATGGGTCGAACTG GTTATGGGTTCACTTTTGTGCTGCATATGCTCTTACCGGAGTTGTCTGCTATCTTCTGTATAAT GAATATGGTTATATTTCGTCAAAGATAATTGATTACTTCTATGCAAGCAAACCTTTGCCTCATCAGTTTACAGTTTTAGTTCGTGGCATTCCTGTGTCGGTGGGTGACAGTGTCAGTGAGAAAGTTGGCAGctttttttcagaattctaTCCTACCGTTTACCTTTCACATTCTGTGGTTCGTCGAACGAGCAAACTCCACAGTCTCATT AATGAAGTGAAGCAGCTCCGCAGAAAACTAGCCCGCTTGAAATTGAATGGAAATGCATCAAACAGGCATAAGAGAGAAGGATTTTTGGGAATATTTGGACGTCGGGTAAATGTTATAGACTATTATGAGAAGAAGCTAGAAGATCTACAAGAGCAAGTGAGAATGGAGCAGTCCTCTTTGGCTGGGAAG GAAGTTCCAGCTGCTTTTGTTTCGTTTAAGTCACGTCTCGGTGCTGCAACTGTTTTGCACATCCAACAGAGGATCAATCCCACAGTGTGGGTCACTGAACAAGCTCCAGATCACAAGGACATTCACTGGGTTTTCTTTTCCACATCCTTCTTACGGCGATTTATTTCGTACGTGTTAGTGGTGGTGGCGTGTATTGTTATTACAATCCTCTTCCTTATTCCGGTGGCTATAGTTCAAGGACTTACCAATCTGGAACAGCTGGAGACATGGCTTCCTTTCCTGAAAGGGATATTGAGACT AGCATTTATTAGGCAAGTGATAACAGGATATCTTCCCAGTCTGATTCTTCAGCTATTTGTCTCCCTCATACCACCTGTGATGATAATGCTCTCCACCCACCAAGGATATGTAGCCTACAGTCAGATTGAAAAGAGTGCTTGTATCAAGGTGCTGTTTTTTACAATGTGGAACATATTCTTTGCAAATGCACTATCAGGATCAGCTCTTTATCAGATAGATGTCATCCTCGACCCCAAGAATATTCCTAGGGTGCTTGCCGAGGCTGTTCCTGGACAG GCATCCTTCTTCATAGCATATGTTGTGACTTCAGGATGGACTGGTGTATCATCGGAACTCTTCCGATTGCTTCCACTCATCTCCAATTACTGCAGGCggctattttgtaaaaaggaTGATGAACACGTGGAGGTTCCTTCAACCCCTTACCATAGTCAAATCCCCAAAATTCTCGTCTTTGAGCTTCTTGGTTTGACATACTTCTTCCTAGCTCCGCTAATTCTCCCGTTCATCCTGATTTTCTACTGCATGGGATACATCGTCTACCGCAATCAG ATTCTAAATGTGTATATGTCCAAGTATGAGACCTCCGGGAAGTTTTGGCCTTTAGTGCACAGCTCGACGATATTTTCGCTGGTTCTGATGCATGTGATTGCGATTGGCTTATTCACGCTGAAGAAGCTTCCCCTGGCATCTGCTTTAATTCTCCCTCTTCCAATTCTCACCCTTCTCTTCAATGAGTACTGCAAGAGACGCTTCCTCCCCCTGTTTAAAGCTTATCCTGCTGAG TGTCTGATAAAGAAAGACAAAGAAAACCAGAATGAGCCGACAATGGGGGAGTTCTACGACAAGTTAGCGACTGCATATGAGGATCCAGCTCTGAAGGCGAGAGAATATTATGGGGCCACCGGAACAAACACGTCTCCCCTTCTTCGTGATACTGGAACCTCATAA